The following are encoded in a window of Prochlorococcus marinus str. MIT 1013 genomic DNA:
- the smc gene encoding chromosome segregation protein SMC — translation MVHINHVDLSHFKSFGGSMSIPLEEGFTVVTGPNGSGKSNILDGVLFCLGLANSRGMRADRLPDLVNSGVLKAGKSSETKVTVKFDLTDWQPDEAEEGIEPTEEGPWIKPDQKEWTVSRRLKVMPGGSYSSTYSADGETCNLQQLQTQLRRLRIDPEGSNVVMQGDVTRIVSMSNKDRRGLIDELAGVALFDTRIDQTRAKLNDVYERQERCRIVEQELILSKQRLQKDCEKASLYKDLKTQLLIGRQHELVLSYENAKKGLEKLDLDYQELIKKEKIDSEKLLEDENDLSQCIAKLDILQKNVKELGEDQLLEVQGKLAGIESQHREIERLGLNHKNEGEKLQESRNNLLQKKKDYQTDLQNKLNEINPKELEEADLRCKEAESWVESSRRKLSDVAGRSGAWIKKHQKARENLNKIKLELDPKRLEKQNIEESLLQLNVILKELETDQKADQSSNEKVHIEISNLDKEWDTILDLLSNKKEEFQLLVSEKGIQERTKYRLEKEQIKLQNDIARVESRKEIISESRGTNAITLLLESGLEGIHGPVANLGEVEDRYRIALEVAAGSRLGQVVVDSDRIAAKSIDLLKRKRAGRLTFLPLNKIFKNSQNRSDVFQRSVHTNLNKNTGLIGNAIDLIQFDSIYKNVFLYVFGETIVFNDLSSARDQIGIKRAVTLEGELLEKSGAMTGGSLNNRAFGLSFGRVKDNDDCDLLKNRLLEVGETLANCQKNENQLIHKLDKLRTQLSALEQKKAAIDAERVTSKRSNSPLLERQRYRSKRIDDLQKSKKEKLLQLESINLSIKPLEVVLSEIEKEEKTIDKSSDSSIWSKLQNDLENADKNLLVFRNKRDEISNKQSQNKLAIERLNDKEASIISEEKRLKDSIETLASAHIAWREQSKLLNTNRQDLINQQKDLETRFGEQRRERDCVEADISKKRLNVQEMQWGLQCLREDQKNMKEEIRMETIRCNELEKKLPNPMPLISDEIRDNGLDVLLSRLESLQKRMEELEPVNMLALEELAKLEDRLNELETRLQVLTDERSELLVRIETVATLRQEAFMEAFHAVDTHFREIFASLSEGDGHLQLENHDEPLDGGLTLVAHPKGKPVRRLAAMSGGEKSLTALSFLFALQRFRPSPFYALDEVDSFLDGVNVERLAALIAQQAKQAQFLVVSHRRPMIGASMRTIGVTQARGNHTQVVGLPIAA, via the coding sequence TTGGTCCATATCAACCACGTAGATTTGTCTCATTTCAAGTCCTTCGGTGGGTCGATGTCGATTCCACTTGAAGAGGGCTTTACAGTGGTAACAGGTCCAAATGGTTCTGGTAAAAGCAATATTCTTGATGGAGTTTTATTTTGTTTAGGCCTTGCAAATAGTCGAGGCATGAGAGCAGACAGATTACCCGATCTAGTCAATAGTGGAGTATTAAAAGCTGGAAAATCTTCGGAAACAAAAGTAACTGTCAAATTTGATTTAACTGATTGGCAGCCCGATGAAGCCGAAGAGGGTATAGAACCTACTGAGGAAGGGCCTTGGATTAAGCCTGATCAAAAAGAATGGACAGTATCAAGAAGATTAAAAGTTATGCCAGGAGGATCATATTCTTCCACTTACAGCGCAGATGGTGAGACTTGTAATTTACAGCAATTACAAACCCAATTAAGGCGTCTTAGGATCGATCCTGAAGGCAGCAATGTTGTCATGCAGGGAGATGTTACTCGAATTGTTTCTATGAGTAATAAAGATCGTAGAGGTCTAATAGACGAACTCGCTGGTGTTGCACTATTTGATACTCGTATTGATCAGACTCGTGCAAAGTTAAATGATGTTTATGAAAGGCAGGAACGTTGTCGTATTGTTGAACAAGAATTGATTCTTTCAAAACAGCGTTTGCAAAAAGATTGTGAGAAAGCAAGTTTATATAAAGATCTAAAAACTCAATTATTAATTGGCAGACAGCATGAATTAGTTTTATCCTATGAAAACGCAAAAAAGGGATTAGAAAAATTAGATCTAGATTATCAAGAATTGATTAAAAAAGAAAAAATAGATTCAGAGAAGTTACTTGAAGATGAGAATGATTTAAGTCAATGCATAGCTAAATTAGATATTTTACAAAAAAATGTTAAAGAACTTGGTGAAGATCAGTTGCTTGAAGTTCAAGGTAAACTAGCAGGTATTGAATCTCAACACAGAGAGATAGAAAGACTAGGACTTAATCATAAAAACGAAGGGGAAAAATTACAGGAATCTAGAAATAATCTTCTACAAAAGAAGAAAGATTATCAAACTGATTTACAAAATAAATTGAATGAGATAAATCCTAAAGAACTAGAAGAAGCTGACTTAAGATGTAAAGAAGCTGAGTCTTGGGTTGAATCTTCTAGAAGGAAACTTTCAGATGTGGCGGGTCGTTCTGGTGCTTGGATAAAAAAACATCAGAAAGCCAGAGAGAATCTTAATAAAATCAAATTAGAATTAGATCCTAAAAGACTTGAGAAACAAAATATTGAAGAAAGTTTATTGCAATTAAATGTTATTTTAAAAGAGTTAGAGACTGATCAAAAAGCTGATCAATCTTCCAATGAGAAAGTACATATAGAAATTAGTAATTTGGATAAAGAATGGGATACTATTTTAGATTTACTGTCTAATAAGAAAGAAGAATTTCAATTATTAGTATCTGAGAAAGGCATTCAAGAGCGCACAAAATATAGATTAGAGAAAGAACAAATAAAGCTTCAAAATGATATTGCTCGTGTAGAAAGTAGGAAAGAAATTATATCCGAAAGCCGAGGGACTAATGCAATCACTTTGTTATTAGAATCTGGCTTAGAAGGTATACATGGCCCTGTTGCTAATTTAGGCGAAGTGGAAGATCGTTATAGGATTGCTCTTGAAGTAGCTGCTGGTTCCAGACTTGGGCAAGTTGTTGTGGATAGCGATCGAATTGCTGCAAAATCAATTGATCTTTTAAAACGAAAAAGAGCTGGAAGGTTGACTTTTTTACCTCTTAATAAGATTTTTAAAAACTCTCAAAATAGGTCTGATGTATTTCAGAGATCCGTTCACACTAACCTTAATAAAAATACCGGATTAATTGGTAATGCTATTGACTTAATTCAATTTGATTCAATATATAAAAATGTTTTCTTGTATGTATTTGGTGAGACAATTGTTTTTAATGACTTGTCATCAGCTCGTGATCAAATTGGTATAAAAAGAGCTGTTACTTTAGAAGGCGAATTGTTGGAAAAGAGTGGAGCGATGACTGGCGGAAGTTTAAATAATAGAGCCTTTGGCTTAAGTTTTGGAAGAGTGAAAGATAATGATGATTGTGATCTTTTGAAGAATAGATTATTAGAAGTTGGTGAGACTTTAGCTAATTGTCAAAAGAACGAAAATCAACTCATCCATAAACTAGACAAGCTAAGAACTCAGCTAAGTGCATTAGAACAGAAGAAAGCAGCAATTGATGCTGAAAGAGTGACTTCTAAAAGATCAAATTCACCTTTATTAGAACGTCAAAGATATCGCTCAAAAAGGATTGATGATCTTCAAAAATCTAAAAAAGAAAAACTATTGCAATTAGAATCTATTAATTTGAGTATTAAACCTTTAGAGGTCGTTTTATCAGAAATTGAAAAGGAAGAAAAAACAATAGATAAATCAAGTGACTCATCTATTTGGTCTAAATTACAAAATGATTTAGAAAATGCTGATAAAAATCTTCTTGTTTTTAGAAATAAAAGAGATGAGATTTCAAATAAGCAATCCCAAAATAAGCTTGCAATAGAGCGATTAAATGATAAAGAAGCTTCTATAATCAGCGAAGAAAAACGCTTAAAGGATTCTATAGAAACTCTTGCTTCTGCTCATATCGCTTGGCGTGAGCAAAGCAAACTACTTAATACCAATAGACAAGATCTGATCAATCAACAAAAAGATTTAGAAACTCGCTTTGGAGAACAACGAAGAGAAAGAGATTGCGTGGAAGCTGATATATCTAAAAAACGATTAAATGTACAAGAGATGCAATGGGGTCTCCAATGTTTAAGGGAAGATCAAAAAAACATGAAGGAAGAGATACGAATGGAAACCATTCGATGTAATGAATTGGAGAAGAAGCTTCCTAATCCAATGCCTTTGATCTCAGATGAAATAAGAGATAATGGTTTGGATGTTTTACTGTCTCGATTGGAATCTTTGCAGAAAAGAATGGAAGAATTGGAACCTGTCAATATGCTTGCACTAGAAGAATTGGCTAAATTAGAAGACAGACTGAATGAACTTGAAACTAGACTTCAAGTTCTAACTGATGAAAGATCGGAGTTATTGGTTCGAATAGAGACAGTTGCAACTTTGCGTCAGGAGGCCTTTATGGAGGCTTTTCATGCGGTTGATACACATTTTCGTGAAATATTTGCAAGTCTCTCTGAAGGAGATGGACATTTGCAGCTTGAAAACCATGACGAACCTTTGGACGGTGGCTTGACTTTGGTTGCTCATCCAAAAGGTAAGCCTGTAAGAAGGCTTGCGGCGATGTCAGGTGGAGAAAAATCTTTAACAGCTTTGAGTTTTCTTTTTGCCTTGCAACGTTTTAGACCTTCTCCTTTTTACGCCCTGGATGAAGTAGATAGTTTCTTGGATGGAGTAAATGTTGAGAGGTTAGCGGCTTTAATTGCTCAGCAAGCTAAACAAGCACAATTTCTTGTTGTAAGTCATAGAAGACCTATGATTGGGGCCTCAATGAGGACTATTGGAGTTACGCAAGCGAGGGGAAATCATACTCAAGTTGTTGGGTTGCCAATCGCAGCTTGA
- a CDS encoding PRC-barrel domain-containing protein, with amino-acid sequence MTNTQAPQESTSAVPSDRLWLRSELMGTQVITRDTGRRLGLVGEVVVDIDRREVVALGLRDNPLTRFLPGLPRWLPLDQIRQVGDVILVDTIDSLSENFVPERFNKVINCQVITESGDQLGRVLGFSFDIETGELLTLVMGALGVPLLGEGVLSTWEMPVNEIVSSGPDRIIVYEGAEEKLKQLNSGFLEKLGVGNSGFEESERERYRVNLVPVENQLTSGEIENDDQRLLEQSQEEIFEEEEMEFVELQDSEEQQYNKELRYLDEPNQSSIYSEIDEDEVNYNQSKIKNTSDNLQAKMSYQNTKNRSKISRVEEPMDVEPLEKSSTTNSQDMKPNDKELIDIEDPW; translated from the coding sequence TTGACCAACACGCAAGCTCCACAAGAATCCACATCTGCTGTCCCCAGTGACAGATTATGGCTTCGTTCTGAGTTGATGGGCACTCAGGTTATTACACGTGATACTGGACGTAGGTTGGGTCTTGTAGGAGAAGTTGTTGTTGATATTGATCGTAGAGAAGTTGTTGCTTTAGGACTAAGAGATAATCCCTTAACGCGTTTTTTACCTGGCTTGCCAAGATGGCTTCCTCTTGATCAGATTCGTCAAGTAGGTGATGTCATTTTAGTTGATACAATAGATTCTTTAAGCGAAAATTTTGTTCCTGAAAGATTTAATAAAGTTATCAATTGTCAAGTTATTACTGAATCTGGAGATCAGTTGGGGAGAGTACTAGGATTTTCTTTTGATATTGAAACTGGAGAATTACTTACTTTAGTTATGGGAGCACTAGGGGTCCCTTTATTAGGCGAAGGGGTTTTAAGTACTTGGGAGATGCCCGTTAATGAAATTGTAAGTAGTGGACCTGATCGAATAATTGTTTATGAGGGCGCTGAGGAGAAATTAAAACAATTAAATAGTGGTTTCCTTGAAAAGCTTGGTGTAGGTAATTCGGGATTTGAAGAAAGCGAAAGAGAAAGGTACAGAGTTAATCTGGTTCCAGTGGAAAATCAATTAACTTCTGGTGAGATTGAAAATGATGATCAAAGACTTCTAGAACAATCCCAAGAGGAAATATTTGAAGAAGAAGAGATGGAATTCGTAGAATTACAAGATTCAGAAGAACAACAATATAATAAAGAATTAAGATATTTAGATGAACCTAATCAGTCATCAATTTATTCTGAAATTGATGAAGATGAAGTAAACTATAATCAATCAAAAATCAAAAATACATCTGACAACTTGCAGGCTAAAATGTCCTATCAAAATACTAAGAATAGATCAAAAATTTCAAGAGTAGAAGAACCGATGGATGTCGAACCTTTAGAAAAATCTTCAACAACAAATTCTCAAGATATGAAACCTAATGATAAAGAACTTATAGACATTGAAGATCCATGGTGA
- a CDS encoding glycosyl transferase has translation MSHNSLAIIFVSNGPGELATWVKPLAKELHKHIELKPRVNNSSISLNLVLVPCPNATGLEIIAAKKWLQFEKIIKAKNFLELLLNPKKFGSWPSNGLVIFLGGDQFWSVLLSARLGYLHMTYAEWIARWPFWNNRIVAMSKRIVDKLPKRIQPRCSVIGDLTADLTETAKIDDPLPSGKWIALLPGSKSAKLKIGIPFFLDVADKISKSMPDCKFLMPLAPTTNINELKYFGSSKNPISKQYKSGIKSITKANKKEGRGILITKNSTVILIQEKHPAYSDLSQCDIALTTIGANTSELGSLNIPMIVVVPTQHILVMEAWDGFVGLIARLPILKWCLGLLISFIKLKKRGYMAWPNISAKRMIVPERVGHITPKQIAEETIDWLNSPSRLSGQKKDLQALRGSKGATKKFCQQIIDLLKEENLLN, from the coding sequence ATGAGTCATAATTCTTTAGCAATTATTTTTGTCTCAAATGGACCAGGCGAACTAGCGACTTGGGTGAAGCCACTTGCTAAAGAACTTCATAAACATATAGAGCTAAAACCTAGAGTAAATAATTCTTCAATATCTTTAAATTTGGTACTTGTTCCATGCCCAAATGCAACTGGTCTTGAAATTATTGCTGCCAAAAAATGGTTGCAATTTGAAAAAATAATAAAAGCAAAAAATTTCTTGGAGCTTCTTTTAAACCCTAAAAAGTTTGGATCATGGCCATCCAACGGCTTAGTAATTTTTTTAGGAGGAGATCAATTTTGGAGTGTTCTACTTTCAGCAAGATTGGGATATTTACATATGACATATGCAGAGTGGATTGCCAGATGGCCTTTTTGGAATAATAGAATTGTTGCAATGTCCAAAAGGATTGTTGATAAATTACCAAAACGAATTCAACCTCGTTGTTCAGTCATAGGAGACCTAACAGCTGACTTAACTGAAACTGCAAAAATTGATGATCCACTCCCCTCTGGAAAGTGGATTGCTCTCCTGCCAGGTTCAAAAAGTGCGAAACTAAAAATTGGAATACCTTTCTTTCTTGATGTAGCAGATAAAATATCAAAATCAATGCCAGATTGTAAGTTTCTAATGCCACTTGCTCCAACCACAAATATAAATGAACTGAAATACTTTGGTAGCAGCAAAAATCCAATTTCAAAACAATATAAATCTGGAATCAAGTCAATTACTAAAGCGAATAAAAAAGAAGGAAGAGGAATATTGATAACCAAAAATTCTACAGTCATTTTAATACAAGAGAAGCATCCAGCATATAGTGATTTAAGCCAGTGTGATATTGCACTAACAACAATAGGGGCAAATACATCTGAGCTGGGATCATTAAATATTCCAATGATAGTTGTTGTTCCTACACAACACATTTTAGTTATGGAAGCATGGGATGGATTTGTAGGTTTAATAGCTAGATTACCAATTTTAAAATGGTGCTTAGGATTATTAATTAGCTTTATAAAACTCAAAAAAAGAGGATATATGGCTTGGCCAAATATATCTGCAAAAAGGATGATTGTTCCAGAAAGAGTAGGGCATATAACCCCCAAACAAATAGCTGAAGAAACTATTGATTGGCTTAATTCACCCTCAAGGCTTTCCGGACAAAAAAAAGACTTACAAGCACTTAGGGGTAGTAAAGGAGCAACCAAAAAATTTTGTCAGCAAATTATTGATCTTCTTAAAGAAGAAAATCTTTTAAATTAA